The genomic segment CTTTGACCTGGTGCAACTCGATTCGAAGTCGAAATTTTGCGGGAGCCTAATCAGACTTTTCCTATGGTATGCGAATTAATCGCATCCTATTTTTGAAGCAATTATTCAAGAGAATAAAAGCACTACTTATTTGCTTTATGTCATTGAGTTTGGCCGTTTTTGATGTGTTTGTTTAACGCGGTTCGGTAAACACCAACTCAATGAAAAGTGTGGTCGAGGCTGCTGACGTGGAGTATTTCCACGGGCGGGCTCGCCGCCGCAAGCAAATTTCAAAAACCCACAAAATGACCGGGGGCCTCTTGAAGCTTCGAATCGTACTGGCTGACGATCATCCTTTCGTTCTTCTCGGAATGAAAGCGCTCTTTGCAGGCGACGACGGAATGGAAGTCGTCGGTGAGGCAAATAACGCGAGCACGTTGTTGTCCGAACTTGCCATCAAGCCGTGCGACGTTCTGGTCACGGATTTCGCCATGCCCGAGCCGGGTGTCGATGCGAACGACGGATTGCTGCTGATTCGCAAGGTGAGACAGGATTTTGCAGACATCAGCATTGTTGTGCTGACCAGCGTAAGTAATGTAGCGATTTTGCGCTCCATTCTGAACGCCGGCGCGACCAGCCTCGTCAACAAAGCCGAGCCGATCGAACTCGTGGCGACGGCTGTGCGGCACGCGAGTGTCGGGCGGCGGTTCGTGAGCGCGTCGTTCTCCGCCGCGCTCGCCGAGGCGGGCACCGAGACGGACTTTTCCTCGGAAGAGCCGCGGCTTTCGCCGAGGGAGATCGAAGTCGTGCGGCTGTTCGCCAAGGGGCATTCGATCACGGAGATCGCGAAAGAGCTCGATCGCGACGTTCGCACCATCAGTCGTCAAAAACGCGACGCGATGAATAAGCTCGGGGTCAGGAACGACCCCGGATTGTTCGCATTTGTTCGCGCACGCGGACTGGGATGATTTTTGTTTGTTTTATTTCGGATGCATCTTATGTATCTCAATGTTTCGGTATCCGATGCTTGTGCTTCGTTTTTGGATGTGGATTTGATTTCGCGTGAAGCGAAGGGGTTTGAGTCGATGGAATTCGGGAACGGGAGCCAGGTGTTCTCGCACGCTAAACGGATCAGGCTCGCGATAGCGGATGATCATCCACTCGTCATCCTCGCGATCGAGCGCCTTGCTGGGAGTTTTCCCAATGTCGAAGTGGTGAGTCGCAGCACGAATTCCTCGCAGCTCGACGAGTCGCTCGCGCGGGACGAGTGCGATGTGGCAATCATCGACTTCTTCATGCCGGGCGGACGCCATGGCGATGGCATCGAACTGATCCAGCATGTGGCGAACCAGTATCCGGATGTCCGCACCATCGTGCTGTCCCGCAGCGACGACGCGGCGATCGTCAAAAAGGCGCTGGAAGCGGGAGCCCAGGCGTTCCTCAGCAAGGAAGACCGGCTCGATCTGATCTATGTGGCCATTGTTTCGGTCATCGCCAACGAGACTTACCTCGGACCCGCCATACGCCGCACTCTGGCACTCGCGGATGCCGAAAGTCACGCGCGGTTCATTCGGCAGAGGCTCACGAGCCGCGAACTCGAAGTCATCGAGCGCTACGCGCGCGGCGCGAACGTCACCGAGATCGCGAAAGAACTGGACCGCAGCGTGAAGACGATCAGCGCACAAAAATGCGCGGCCATGCGAAAGCTGGATCTCTCGACGGACGCTGATCTTTATCGTTTCATCGCGGATAGCGGCTTGATCTAGCGGCGGTTGGTCAAAAACCGGAGGAGACGACGCACGGTCGTAGAGGGCCGATGCGTGCCGGACAATCTCAACAATACGCACAAAAATGAGAAAAAAAGCGCCGCTTAGGGCGATCGTTGCCGACGACCATCCGGTCGTCGTCAAAGGCATTCAAAGCTTTCTGGAGCGTGACGGGGCAGTCCGAATCGTGGCCACTGCGCGCGACACCTTGGAACTTGCCGAGGCGCTCGATACCACGCCATGCGATTTCGTCTTTTCGGATATCGGCATGCGCGGTATCGATGGCGAGAACAGTTCGATCGGATTTCTTAGGCGCCTGGCGTGGCAGGAGCGTAGACCGAGAGTCATCGTGCTCACGATGATTTCCCAGACTCGCATGCTGGCGGGACTCGTTCAACTTGGCGTGGACGGCGTCATCGACAAGCGTGACGGTCTCGCATGCCTCGGCGACGCGATATCCGTGGTCGAAGCGGGTGGCTGCTTCCTTTCTCCGAGCGTGGCGGCGGCGGTGCGTCATCTGCCGGTCACATCGCCGGCGCGAGCGGGCGTGTTGAGCCGGCGCGAGTGGGAAGTGTTTCAGCTCTATGCCAGCGGCCTTCTGGTGCATGAGATCGCCGAACATTTCGGGCGAAGCCGCAAGACCATCGCGACACAAAAGCGAAGCGGCATGCGCAAGCTGGGGCTCGAGAGCGAAGGCGAACTGGTCGCCTATCTGCGGCAGATCGGTCTGGTCTGACCCTGCGTCGACGGCCGCGCATGCTTATTTTCTGTGCAAATTGGGACGGTTCCGATTCGATCCTGATCTGTTGCAGTTCAGACTCAAATCCTTTGCATTCGACAGGCAAGCACCAAGCGCGCGGACGGCGGCGTCACATGTGACGACCCAGTGTCCTCGCGGCCTTGCTCAGCCGGCGATGCGACTGTCGTTGCAAGCGTCGGCCCGCATACAGGGGGTTCGCATTGAGATCATTGTTCGGGCGTTGTCTTCTTTTACTCTGCCTCATCGCCCCACCTTATTGCTATTCCGCTCCGCCCGGCATGCACGCCGGCGTTGCGTCGGCCACCGCCGAGGTCCACACGGACGCGCATCACGAAACGGCCACCGTCGGGTTGGACGAATCCGAGCGCAGTTATTTACGCGCATTGAAGCCGATCGCGGTTGGCGTAATCGAAGGAAGCCAGGCAGAGGACGCGTCGCTCGAACCGCCACGCGTGGTGCTCGAAAAAATCGAGGCGTCGCTGGGCGTCACGTTCGATCCGAAACCCTTTGATGACTGGACCCAGGCGACGACCGCATTTCAGCGCGGCGAGATCGACATGATCGTGGCCTCCAGTCCGCCCGGACGCCTGAACTACGCCATGCAATCCGAACTGCACCCGCTCGATGAATTGATCAAGCGGGCGTTCACGCAAATCCCCGAGCCCGGCTCCGCCGTCGCCAGGACCACTTCGCCGGGCTTCGCGGGCTGGAACATCACGGCGCTGCGCCTTTTGCCGGCGCTGATCGGCATTGCTGCCGTGCTGTTCGTGACCCTTCGCGCATTCATCCGCCTGCAACAGGAAATGAACCGGCGCGTGGAAACCGAACAGCGTCTCGCGACGCAACTCAGTTTCCAGCAAACGATGATGGAGGTCGTGCCGTACCCGCTCATCGCGAAGGACATGGAGAACCGCTACATCGCGGTGAACCGCGCGTTCGAGGAAGCGCTCGGCGTGCGGCGCGAGGACATTCTCGGCCGCACGAGTCTCGATGTGACGGCGTGGGGCGCGGAGCACAGCCGGCTGCTGCACGAACTGACGCACGCGACGCTGACCACCGGTCAGCGGCAGGAAGTCGAAGCCGAATTCTGCGACCAGCAGAATCTGTCGCGCTGCGGTCTTTTCTGGACGGGCGCGTTCACCGCGTCGAATGGCGAGCGCGCGGGCGTCGTCGGCACGATGATCGACATCACCGACATACGCGACGCCGAAACCCGCGCGCGGCAGACCGAGCGGCGCCTTCACGACGTGACGCGTTCGTTGCCCGCGGTCGTGTTTCAGTTGCGCCGCGCGAGCGATGGCACCTACAGCCTTCCTTATATCGATGGAGACACCCGTCAACTGCTCGGGCTCGATGTCATCGCGCTGGCCGATGATCCGATTCACGCGTTGACGCACGTCAACCTCGAGGACAGCGCGCGTCTGCTCGCCGAAATCGAGACCTCGGCGCGCACGCTCGAACCGCTTCATACCGAGTTCCGTTCGACCATCGAAGGTGTGAGGCGCTGGATTCGCGCCGATCTCGTCGCGCACCGCGAAGACGACGGCGGCGTGGTGTGGAGCGGATACTGGGCCGACGCCAGCGTGGAGCACGCGCGCGCGGAAGAACTCGCACGCGCGCGCGATACCGCCGAGGCTGCTTCGCGCGCGAAAGACAATTTCCTGGCGATGATGAGCCATGAGATCCGCACGCCGATGAACGGCGTTCTCGGCCTCGTCGAAGTGCTCGAGAACACGCCGCTGAATCCGGATCAATCCCAGATGCTCGGCATGATTCAGGATTCCGCGAGCGCGCTCCTGCAGATTCTGGACGATCTCCTCGACTATTCGAAGATCGAGGCCGGGCGCCTGACGATCGAGTCGACGCCGATCGATCTGCGCGAGCTCGTAGATAGCGCCATCGGCCTGCTTGCCGGACGAGCGCATGAAAAGGGGTTGCGCGTACGCGTCGACGTGGCGCCGGAAGTGGCTGCGCAGGTGCGGGGCGACAGCGTGCGTCTCAGGCAGGTCATCTTCAACCTGATGAGCAACGCGATCAAGTTCACGATCAAGGGCGATGTAGCCCTCCACGTTCGCGCAGTGGAACAGCGCGACGCGGAGCAGGTGATCGAACTGTGCGTCAGGGATACCGGCATCGGCATTGCGGCTGAGGCCCAGCAGAGCCTCTTCGAACCCTTCGTGCAGGCGGAAACGTCCACGACGCGCCGCTTCGGCGGCACCGGGCTTGGGCTGACCATCTGTAATCGTCTCGTCGAACTGATGGGCGGAACGATGAGTCTCGAGAGCGCGATCGGTGTCGGCACGGCCATGAACGTGCGTCTCGCGATGCCCATCGAGACGCTGCACTATCAAATCGACGGATTGCGCGGCAAGCGCGGCATCGTCGCGATCGACGACGACCGCGTGGCGGCGGCGCTCATGCATTATGGCGAGGCGCTCGGCCTCGTGTTGCAGCGTTATGCGCCCTGCGAACTCGCGCGCTCGGAACCCACATCGCTCGAAGACGTCCAGATCGTCTTTCTGAGCGATACGCATGAGAACGCCGTGCCGCTCGGTTCGCGTGTGATTCACGTGACCGAGAAGCCGAAGCCGACCGGCTACCGCATTCTCGAAGACGACATTCGCGTGAGCGTCAATCCGATTTCATGGCATGGACTCGGCGCGGCATGCGTCGCCGCGCTGACCGGCATGCCGCAGATCGCGTCCGGCGTGGCGCTAAGTCACGACACGAAAATGGCGGCCCCCGATCGCGGCGACGCACTGCGCGGCGGCAAGCTCGTACTCGTCGCCGAGGATCACCCGGTGAATCAGGAATTGATCCGTCATCAGCTTTCTTTGCTCGGCTTCGCCTGCGATGTCGTGCATGACGGTGTCGAGGCGCTCGCGGCGCTTGCGAATACGCGCTACGGCTTTCTGATCACCGATTGCCACATGCCGAACATGACGGGTTACGAGCTCGCGCGTCGCATCCGCGCGGATGAGGCGGGCACGGCACGTCGGCTGCCGATTCTCGGCATTACGGCGAGCACCGCACCCGACGAGTTGCGCCGATGCCGTGAGGCGGGCATGGATCATTGCCTCGTGAAGCCGACGCGGCTCGCCACCTTGCGCGAGCATCTGCACCGCTGGTGGGTGACCGACAGCGCCGCGACTGTTCCCGCTCCGCACGCACCGCAAGACCAATCCGTGTCGCCGCGCGAGGATGACGAGCTCGATCTGGGCGCGATGGCGCAACTATGGGGCAGCGAAGCCACGGTGAAGGCGTTGCTGGATGCGTTTGTCTCGTCGTTCCGGGACGATCTCGCCGCGCTTCGCCGATTGCTCGATCGTGGCACGGTGGATGATCTGCGCGATTGGCATCATCGAGTTGTCGGGGCGGCCAGTGTGTTGCAGTATCGACCGTTGCTTGGTGCACTGGAGGATTTTCGCCGGGACCTGCCAACGAAAACGCGAGGTGCCCGCCGTCGCGAAGGACTTGCGCTGATAGCGCGATGCGAACAGCTCCTGGAGCGCATCCTGGAACAGTGCGCCACGATTCTCTGATCGGGTGACGCGGCGTAACGGGCGCCGCGTTCGCAGTTCCTATTCAGCCGGCGGCGCGAGGTTCGCGTTGACCGATCCGCGCTCGCGGAAATAGGTCAGCGCGAAATCTACGAAGGCGCGCGTTTTGGCCGACACATGCCGGCGGCCCGGATAGACGATCGACACTTCCTTCTGTGCATCCTTGAGTGAATAACCCGGCAGCAGACGCAACAGT from the Caballeronia sp. NK8 genome contains:
- a CDS encoding ATP-binding protein, encoding MHAGVASATAEVHTDAHHETATVGLDESERSYLRALKPIAVGVIEGSQAEDASLEPPRVVLEKIEASLGVTFDPKPFDDWTQATTAFQRGEIDMIVASSPPGRLNYAMQSELHPLDELIKRAFTQIPEPGSAVARTTSPGFAGWNITALRLLPALIGIAAVLFVTLRAFIRLQQEMNRRVETEQRLATQLSFQQTMMEVVPYPLIAKDMENRYIAVNRAFEEALGVRREDILGRTSLDVTAWGAEHSRLLHELTHATLTTGQRQEVEAEFCDQQNLSRCGLFWTGAFTASNGERAGVVGTMIDITDIRDAETRARQTERRLHDVTRSLPAVVFQLRRASDGTYSLPYIDGDTRQLLGLDVIALADDPIHALTHVNLEDSARLLAEIETSARTLEPLHTEFRSTIEGVRRWIRADLVAHREDDGGVVWSGYWADASVEHARAEELARARDTAEAASRAKDNFLAMMSHEIRTPMNGVLGLVEVLENTPLNPDQSQMLGMIQDSASALLQILDDLLDYSKIEAGRLTIESTPIDLRELVDSAIGLLAGRAHEKGLRVRVDVAPEVAAQVRGDSVRLRQVIFNLMSNAIKFTIKGDVALHVRAVEQRDAEQVIELCVRDTGIGIAAEAQQSLFEPFVQAETSTTRRFGGTGLGLTICNRLVELMGGTMSLESAIGVGTAMNVRLAMPIETLHYQIDGLRGKRGIVAIDDDRVAAALMHYGEALGLVLQRYAPCELARSEPTSLEDVQIVFLSDTHENAVPLGSRVIHVTEKPKPTGYRILEDDIRVSVNPISWHGLGAACVAALTGMPQIASGVALSHDTKMAAPDRGDALRGGKLVLVAEDHPVNQELIRHQLSLLGFACDVVHDGVEALAALANTRYGFLITDCHMPNMTGYELARRIRADEAGTARRLPILGITASTAPDELRRCREAGMDHCLVKPTRLATLREHLHRWWVTDSAATVPAPHAPQDQSVSPREDDELDLGAMAQLWGSEATVKALLDAFVSSFRDDLAALRRLLDRGTVDDLRDWHHRVVGAASVLQYRPLLGALEDFRRDLPTKTRGARRREGLALIARCEQLLERILEQCATIL
- a CDS encoding response regulator transcription factor, with product MRKKAPLRAIVADDHPVVVKGIQSFLERDGAVRIVATARDTLELAEALDTTPCDFVFSDIGMRGIDGENSSIGFLRRLAWQERRPRVIVLTMISQTRMLAGLVQLGVDGVIDKRDGLACLGDAISVVEAGGCFLSPSVAAAVRHLPVTSPARAGVLSRREWEVFQLYASGLLVHEIAEHFGRSRKTIATQKRSGMRKLGLESEGELVAYLRQIGLV
- a CDS encoding response regulator transcription factor, producing MEFGNGSQVFSHAKRIRLAIADDHPLVILAIERLAGSFPNVEVVSRSTNSSQLDESLARDECDVAIIDFFMPGGRHGDGIELIQHVANQYPDVRTIVLSRSDDAAIVKKALEAGAQAFLSKEDRLDLIYVAIVSVIANETYLGPAIRRTLALADAESHARFIRQRLTSRELEVIERYARGANVTEIAKELDRSVKTISAQKCAAMRKLDLSTDADLYRFIADSGLI
- a CDS encoding response regulator transcription factor is translated as MKSVVEAADVEYFHGRARRRKQISKTHKMTGGLLKLRIVLADDHPFVLLGMKALFAGDDGMEVVGEANNASTLLSELAIKPCDVLVTDFAMPEPGVDANDGLLLIRKVRQDFADISIVVLTSVSNVAILRSILNAGATSLVNKAEPIELVATAVRHASVGRRFVSASFSAALAEAGTETDFSSEEPRLSPREIEVVRLFAKGHSITEIAKELDRDVRTISRQKRDAMNKLGVRNDPGLFAFVRARGLG